Proteins from one Acanthopagrus latus isolate v.2019 chromosome 18, fAcaLat1.1, whole genome shotgun sequence genomic window:
- the elovl6 gene encoding elongation of very long chain fatty acids protein 6, whose product MSVLALQEYEFERQFNEDEAIRWMQENWKKSFLFAALYAAFILGGRHVMKQREKFELRKPLVLWSLTLAVFSIFGAIRTGSYMTYILMTKGLKQSVCDQSFYNGPVSKFWAYAFVLSKAPELGDTLFIVLRKQKLIFLHWYHHITVLLYSWYSYKDMVAGGGWFMTMNYLVHAVMYSYYALRAAGFKLSRKFAMFITITQITQMLMGCVVNYLVYSWMQQGQECPSHMQNIVWSSLMYLSYFVLFVQFFIEAYFSKSQASATAVTKKRE is encoded by the exons GAAGAAGTCCTTTCTCTTCGCTGCCCTCTACGCTGCCTTCATCCTCGGTGGCCGCCATGTCatgaaacagagggagaagttTGAGCTGAGGAAACCTCTGGTGCTGTGGTCGCTCACGCTCGCTGTATTCAG TATATTCGGTGCCATCCGTACTGGGAGTTACATGACGTACATCCTGATGACAAAAGGGCTCAAACAGTCAGTTTGTGACCAGAGTTTTTACAACGGGCCTGTCAGCAAGTTCTGGGCGTACGCCTTTGTACTTAGTAAAGCACCAGAACTGG GTGACACTCTCTTCATCGTCCTGAGGAAACAGAAGCTCATCTTCCTCCACTGGTACCACCACATCACCGTGCTGCTCTACTCCTGGTACTCCTACAAAGACATGGTGGCCGGCGGCGGATGGTTCATGACCATGAACTACTTGGTCCACGCCGTCATGTACTCTTACTACGCCTTGCGGGCGGCCGGCTTTAAGCTGTCGCGCAAGTTCGCCATGTTCATCACGATCACCCAGATCACCCAGATGCTGATGGGCTGTGTGGTCAATTACTTGGTGTACTCGTGGATGCAGCAGGGCCAGGAGTGTCCATCCCACATGCAGAACATTGTGTGGTCCTCCCTCATGTACCTCAGCTACTTTGTGCTCTTTGTCCAGTTCTTCATCGAGGCCTACTTTAGCAAGTCCCAAGCATCGGCTACGGCTGTCACCAAGAAGAGAGAGTAA